In the genome of Sciurus carolinensis chromosome 3, mSciCar1.2, whole genome shotgun sequence, one region contains:
- the Neurod2 gene encoding neurogenic differentiation factor 2, protein MLTRLFSEPGLLSDVPKFASWGDGDDDEPRSDKGDAPPQPPPAPGPGAPGPARAAKPVPLRGEEVPEATLAEVKEEGELGGEEEEEEEEEEGLDETEGERPKKRGPKKRKMTKARLERSKLRRQKANARERNRMHDLNAALDNLRKVVPCYSKTQKLSKIETLRLAKNYIWALSEILRSGKRPDLVSYVQTLCKGLSQPTTNLVAGCLQLNSRNFLTEQGADGAGRFHGSGGPFAMHPYPYPCSRLAGAQCQAAGGLGGGAAHALRTHGYCAAYETLYAAAGGGGASPDYNSSEYEGPLSPPLCLNGNFSLKQDSSPDHEKSYHYSMHYSALPGSRPTGHGLVFGSSAVRGGVHSENLLSYDMHLHHDRGPMYEELNAFFHN, encoded by the coding sequence ATGCTGACCCGCCTGTTCAGCGAGCCCGGCCTCCTCTCGGACGTGCCCAAATTCGCCAGCTGGGGCGACGGCGACGACGACGAGCCGAGGAGCGACAAGGGCGACGCGCCGCCGCAACCCCCGCCTGCGCCTGGGCCGGGGGCTCCGGGGCCCGCCCGGGCCGCCAAACCAGTCCCCCTGCGTGGAGAAGAGGTACCAGAGGCCACGTTGGCGGAGGTCAAGGAGGAAGGCGAGCTGGggggcgaggaggaggaggaagaggaggaggaagaaggactgGACGAGACGGAGGGCGAACGGCCCAAGAAGCGCGGGCCCAAGAAACGCAAGATGACCAAGGCGCGCCTGGAGCGTTCCAAGCTGCGGCGGCAGAAGGCGAACGCGCGGGAGCGCAACCGCATGCACGACCTGAACGCAGCGCTGGACAACCTGCGGAAGGTGGTGCCCTGCTACTCCAAGACGCAAAAGCTGTCCAAGATCGAGACGCTCCGCCTAGCCAAGAACTATATCTGGGCGCTCTCCGAGATCTTGCGCTCCGGAAAGCGGCCCGACCTGGTGTCCTACGTGCAGACTCTGTGCAAGGGTCTGTCGCAGCCCACCACCAATCTGGTAGCTGGCTGCCTGCAGCTCAACTCACGCAACTTCCTCACGGAGCAGGGCGCCGACGGCGCGGGCCGCTTCCACGGCTCCGGCGGCCCGTTCGCCATGCACCCCTACCCTTACCCGTGCTCGCGCCTGGCGGGCGCACAGTGCCAGGCAGCCGGCGGCCTGGGCGGCGGCGCGGCGCACGCCCTGCGGACCCACGGCTACTGCGCCGCCTATGAGACGCTGTATGCAGCGGCCGGAGGTGGTGGCGCGAGCCCGGACTACAACAGCTCCGAATACGAGGGCCCGCTCAGTCCCCCGCTCTGTCTCAATGGCAACTTCTCACTCAAGCAGGACTCGTCGCCCGACCACGAGAAGAGCTACCACTACTCTATGCACTACTCGGCGCTGCCCGGCTCGCGGCCCACTGGCCACGGGCTGGTCTTTGGCTCGTCTGCCGTGCGCGGGGGCGTACACTCGGAGAATCTCTTGTCTTACGATATGCACCTTCACCACGACCGGGGCCCCATGTATGAGGAGCTCAATGCGTTTTTCCATAACTGA